A portion of the Gigantopelta aegis isolate Gae_Host chromosome 10, Gae_host_genome, whole genome shotgun sequence genome contains these proteins:
- the LOC121383966 gene encoding E3 ubiquitin-protein ligase MIB2-like, with product MATGLRVIRGRDWLSGDADGGEGHLGTVVSYWEDETAEVIWDNGKQTVSNIGKDSKYELRVVDNATVGIRHQNIVCDTCEEVNMNGMRWSCEDCTNYDLCSLCYFTGKHNLSHEFKRRDTRQSTGERVPARDTSKKIRTRGLFPGAVVVRGTHWDQGDKDGGPGKEGSVVVMLSVDSTSHRSAVRVAWESGETTTCRVGHQGQVDVQCVREALGPDIYAEHLPLLDVAGARAALTLTSQSEGGSLQGAIVPKLKKGAIVRILDDKDKVKELQDGHGEWIDPMEKALGKVGKVVVVHESGDVNVKFGRRVWVFNSACCVPVPESEQPYESSDEEDSDPLGLLKTLAKTLEQQTQLLGLLGSDEEEGRMSLKGEGSKEFLEAIKDSDVERVKKVLERFPKLVTARPDNGITCLHIAANEGKLDIVKFLVEKGFDVNAKDLSGNTALLKALKKKQVDVS from the exons ATGGCGACAGGTCTACGAGTTATTCGAGGACGTGATTGGCTGTCGGGTGACGCTGACGGGGGTGAAGGTCATCTCGGAACGGTGGTGTCATATTGGGAAGATGAAACAGCTGAAGTAATCTGGGACAATGGAAAACAAACTGTGTCGAACATTGGGAAGGACAGCAAATACGAGCTGAGGGTTGTAGACAATGCTACTGTAG gaaTTCGCCATCAGAATATTGTCTGTGATACCTGTGAAGAGGTTAATATGAATGGCATGCGATGGTCATGTGAGGATTGTACCAATTACGATTTGTGCTCTTTGTGCTACTTCACGGGAAAGCATAACCTCTCTCATGAGTTCAAGCGTCGTGACACGCGCCAATCTACGGG agAGCGTGTGCCTGCACGGGATACTTCGAAGAAGATTCGAACTAGAGGACTGTTTCCTGGCGCCGTCGTTGTTCGTGGAACTCATTGGGATCAGGGGGACAAAGATG gtGGTCCAGGCAAGGAAGGTTCTGTAGTTGTTATGCTCAGCGTTGATTCTACGTCACACAGATCGGCTGTGAGAGTAGCGTGGGAATCAGGGGAGACAACTACATGTCGTGTAGGTCACCAAGGTCAGGTGGATGTCCAGTGTGTCCGTGAAGCACTGGGACCAGACATTTATGCTGAACATCTGCCACTTTTAG ATGTTGCTGGTGCCAGAGCTGCACTAACCTTGACGTCTCAATCAGAGGGTGGAAGTCTTCAAGGAGCCATA GTGCCTAAACTGAAGAAGGGCGCCATAGTGAGGATTCTTGATGACAAGGACAAGGTCAAAGAATTGCAGGACGGTCACGGGGAATGGATAGACCCTATGGAAAAG GCCCTTGGTAAGGTGGGCAAGGTGGTGGTGGTACATGAAAGTGGTGATGTAAACGTCAAGTTTGGGAGAAGGGTGTGGGTTTTCAACTCGGCATGTTGTGTCCCTGTCCCCGAGTCGGAGCAGCCGTACGAATCGTCAGACGAAGAAGACTCAGACCCTCTCGGCCTGTTGAAAA CCTTGGCAAAAACGTTAGAACAGCAGACTCAACTGCTAGGACTTCTTGGGTCAGATGAAGAAGAGGGGCGTATGTCATTGAAAGGAGAGGGGTCAAAAGAATTTTTAGAAGCAATTAAAGATTCAGATGTGGAGAGAGTCAAGAAGGTTTTAGAGAGATTTCCAAAACTA GTAACTGCGCGACCAGACAATGGCATCACATGTTTGCACATTGCAGCCAATGAAGGAAAACTGGACATTGTTAAGTTTCTGGTGGAAAAAGGGTTTGATGTGAACGCTAAAGACCTGTCTGGAAACACAGCTCTTCTAAAAGCTTTGAAAAA GAAACAAGTTGACGTCTCATGA